From a region of the Zingiber officinale cultivar Zhangliang chromosome 4B, Zo_v1.1, whole genome shotgun sequence genome:
- the LOC121978279 gene encoding LRR receptor kinase SERK2-like yields the protein MTDERSSIGSSQEAPQIYRFNLEEIECATQYFSEVNLLSKKSSFAATYKGILHDGTEVAVKRINKTSCKSEEAEFLMGLKALALLRHENLVGLRGFCYSRARGECFLIYDFVANGSLSEYLDVKCDEIHKVLDWSVRVCIIKGIAKDSYHNEYTTVTTTATNIDHLRWNFILSFTYICTLP from the exons ATGACCGATGAGAGGAGCAGTATCGGGTCATCTCAAGAGGCTCCTCAGATCTATAGGTTTAACTTGGAGGAGATAGAATGTGCTACTCAGTACTTTTCGGAGGTGAATTTACTTAGCAAGAAAAGCAGCTTTGCGGCAACATACAAGGGGATACTACACGATGGAACGGAGGTTGCAGTGAAGAGGATCAACAAGACTAGTTGCAAGTCAGAGGAAGCTGAGTTTCTCATGGGTTTGAAGGCATTGGCATTGCTAAGGCATGAGAACCTAGTTGGATTAAGGGGCTTCTGTTATTCAAGAGCAAGAGGAGAGTGTTTCCTCATTTATGATTTTGTTGCAAATGGGAGTTTGTCGGAATATCTAGATGTCAAATGCGATGAGATTCACAAGGTCCTTGATTGGTCTGTAAGAGTTTGTATCATCAAAGGCATTGCTAAAG ATAGCTATCATAATGAATATACTACTgtaacaacaacagcaacaaacatTGATCATTTAAGATGGAATTTCATCTTGTCATTTACCTACATTTGCACTTTGCCTTGA